In Bifidobacterium sp. ESL0745, one DNA window encodes the following:
- a CDS encoding HAMP domain-containing sensor histidine kinase, with product MRKRWLGRLDAVPLSTKLVACTLVLLMVGTFGISLTIRQLVSSYLVQKTDTQLRDQAQLVYSNVDLLSSKDENENVGPNEYFMQLRDTHNNIVSTPLVPVLRNSIVSEPVLPANGSMGDVQFDKPFTAQAKVRELSSSVKADKRTMQVAQAPWRVLALEGRERGPDGTSVLKMTVYIGVSMADQIDIISTLTQYSIFVSIIIVLLGAVVATLIIQRTLLPLKRIEKTAAKIAAGDLSQRVPTAPENTEVGSLAASLNAMLARIESSFREQRETTEKMKQFVSDASHELRTPLATIHGYSELYHMQRDLPGALERADESIDHIEASSQRMTVLVEDLLSLARLDEGRGIDMTQQVNLTQQLRDAVDDLHALDTSRTIRRGRLELNAKDGNKPAYLAFKEGQFPLVTLTGDASRLRQVITNIVGNIHRYTPSDSPVEVGLSLLPASISPESLQRMPSNPQSLRYFLEAVEVGQSMQMGMNYAVFSFMDHGPGVPADRQSQIFERFYTADPSRARQKGGTGLGMSIAQSVVRAHHGFIDATTTLNGGGLTLTVILPVGPVEPQVPQPALSAEDGKAGKSDKLSKSSRQNRQGSRQGKWSHREKNKTNRSDPHSHEN from the coding sequence ATGCGCAAACGCTGGCTTGGACGTCTCGATGCAGTGCCGCTTTCCACCAAACTGGTAGCTTGTACGCTCGTGCTGCTGATGGTCGGTACCTTTGGCATCTCGCTGACCATACGACAGCTGGTCAGCAGTTATCTCGTCCAGAAGACCGACACCCAGCTGCGCGACCAGGCCCAGCTGGTATACAGCAACGTCGATTTGCTCAGCAGCAAGGACGAAAACGAAAATGTCGGGCCCAACGAATACTTCATGCAGCTGCGCGATACTCATAACAACATCGTCAGCACCCCTCTGGTTCCGGTGCTGCGCAACAGCATCGTCTCGGAACCGGTGCTCCCCGCCAATGGTTCCATGGGCGATGTCCAGTTCGACAAGCCCTTCACCGCCCAAGCAAAGGTTCGAGAACTAAGCTCATCGGTCAAGGCGGACAAACGAACGATGCAGGTGGCCCAGGCCCCATGGCGCGTGCTTGCGCTGGAAGGCCGGGAACGTGGGCCTGATGGCACCAGCGTGTTGAAAATGACCGTATACATCGGCGTTTCCATGGCCGATCAGATTGACATCATCAGTACCTTGACCCAATACTCGATTTTCGTCAGCATCATCATTGTGTTGCTCGGTGCCGTCGTGGCGACGCTGATTATTCAACGCACGTTGCTGCCGTTGAAGCGCATCGAGAAAACCGCTGCCAAAATCGCTGCGGGTGACCTGAGCCAACGTGTTCCGACGGCCCCTGAAAACACGGAGGTCGGTTCGCTCGCCGCATCGTTGAACGCCATGCTGGCGCGCATTGAATCAAGCTTCCGTGAGCAACGTGAGACCACAGAAAAAATGAAGCAGTTTGTCTCCGATGCCAGTCATGAGCTGCGCACCCCGTTGGCGACGATTCATGGATACTCGGAACTGTATCACATGCAGCGTGATCTGCCAGGGGCCTTGGAACGGGCCGACGAGTCCATCGACCATATCGAGGCTTCAAGTCAGCGGATGACCGTGTTGGTGGAGGATCTGCTTTCGCTTGCGCGACTCGACGAGGGGCGTGGCATCGACATGACCCAGCAGGTCAATCTGACCCAGCAGCTGCGCGATGCCGTTGACGATCTGCATGCATTGGACACCAGTAGGACAATACGGCGCGGAAGACTTGAACTCAATGCCAAGGACGGCAACAAGCCGGCGTATCTTGCGTTCAAGGAAGGCCAATTCCCACTGGTGACGCTTACCGGTGATGCATCGAGGCTGCGTCAGGTCATCACCAATATTGTGGGCAACATCCATCGATACACTCCTTCGGATTCCCCCGTCGAGGTTGGTCTGTCCCTTCTTCCTGCCTCAATCAGTCCAGAATCGCTGCAGCGTATGCCGTCCAACCCACAATCATTGCGTTATTTCCTTGAGGCGGTGGAAGTCGGACAATCCATGCAGATGGGTATGAACTATGCCGTGTTCAGCTTCATGGATCACGGGCCTGGCGTTCCTGCCGATCGCCAATCCCAGATCTTCGAACGCTTCTACACCGCCGACCCATCGCGCGCCCGCCAAAAGGGAGGCACGGGGCTTGGCATGTCCATTGCGCAGTCCGTGGTGCGGGCCCACCATGGGTTCATCGACGCGACCACAACGCTGAATGGCGGAGGTCTGACGCTGACGGTGATCCTACCCGTCGGCCCGGTGGAACCCCAAGTGCCGCAACCAGCGTTGAGTGCCGAGGACGGAAAAGCCGGTAAATCGGATAAGTTAAGCAAGTCATCGCGGCAAAACAGGCAGGGGAGTCGTCAAGGCAAGTGGTCACACCGCGAGAAAAACAAGACGAACCGATCCGACCCGCATAGCCACGAAAACTAA
- a CDS encoding cold shock domain-containing protein: MPSGKVRWFDSKRGYGFITDEEGNDVFLPAAALPTGTSTLRKGAKVEFSLVDGRKGPQAMDLHVLGPVPSVVRATRPKPDDMAAIVEDLIKLLDQAGNSLRRHRYPNPGESRKLATLLRAVADDFDVED; this comes from the coding sequence ATGCCCAGTGGAAAAGTGCGTTGGTTCGATTCCAAGAGGGGTTACGGTTTTATCACCGACGAAGAAGGAAACGATGTGTTCTTGCCTGCGGCCGCATTGCCGACAGGTACGTCGACCCTGCGTAAAGGTGCGAAAGTAGAGTTTTCTTTGGTGGACGGACGCAAGGGGCCTCAGGCCATGGATCTGCATGTATTGGGACCGGTGCCTTCCGTGGTGCGTGCAACCAGGCCCAAACCCGATGATATGGCAGCCATCGTCGAGGATCTGATCAAGCTGCTCGACCAGGCCGGTAATTCGCTGAGGCGCCATCGCTATCCGAACCCCGGCGAAAGTCGTAAGTTGGCGACGTTGTTGAGGGCTGTTGCCGATGATTTCGATGTCGAGGACTAA
- a CDS encoding DUF3027 domain-containing protein has protein sequence MAEDSMTVTTADETAGDDEAKLDPRALAKSVVLSVADEPEEVGDFVQSIDLGDNVTDFRFEALRKGYEGWQWAVTLYHDVDRDTWSVNESTLVSTKDSLLAPAWIPWKDRLEVSDLSVTDSLGTDPDDPRMEDGFRKTEAVGSEDSSVAEDDAKSSGTSDGIDGSDDGMSSAENVDGSKSAKDGVENATEDVQNAVDRAESENAPTQETRSEDDQIDPETGISTELEDTVEEFALSRRHVMSELGRSQTAKRWYEGQHGPKSLSTKTAEGNLCSTCAFFIGLKGDLDTMFGVCANRWSPDDGRVVSLDHGCGEHSEIEQPEPSHLWVQSKPAFDDLHIDIIAQAPREERGQVELIESIDDDEDTDEDTATETDIAEHAVPGSLDDDVDADDDNDNDNDNDNDNDQGAVSSAVATEVAVESTIDLSDDDDLQDENDDDDSSDDDSDDDSDSLGDQIEQTDEDESDDDDESDDADDAEVDGEGETQRQSEDSTQAASAADDDAGEVTTQSHDD, from the coding sequence ATGGCAGAGGACAGTATGACGGTAACCACTGCAGACGAGACTGCTGGGGATGACGAGGCGAAGCTCGATCCCCGCGCTTTGGCGAAGTCGGTGGTGCTGAGCGTGGCCGACGAGCCCGAAGAGGTCGGGGACTTCGTGCAAAGCATCGATCTGGGCGACAATGTCACTGATTTTCGTTTTGAGGCCTTAAGAAAGGGCTACGAAGGCTGGCAATGGGCGGTGACGCTCTACCACGATGTTGATCGTGACACTTGGAGCGTCAATGAATCCACGCTGGTTTCCACGAAGGACTCCTTGCTGGCACCGGCGTGGATTCCTTGGAAAGACAGACTTGAGGTAAGCGATCTTTCGGTGACCGATTCGCTGGGCACCGATCCGGATGACCCGCGTATGGAAGACGGATTTCGCAAAACCGAAGCCGTTGGGTCCGAAGACTCCAGTGTTGCCGAAGATGATGCGAAAAGTAGCGGTACCTCTGATGGAATCGACGGTTCTGATGACGGAATGTCATCGGCTGAGAACGTCGACGGCTCAAAAAGCGCCAAGGATGGAGTAGAGAATGCCACGGAGGACGTGCAAAATGCCGTCGATCGCGCTGAATCTGAAAACGCTCCAACCCAGGAAACGCGCTCCGAAGACGATCAGATCGATCCCGAAACCGGAATCAGCACCGAACTCGAGGATACAGTGGAGGAGTTCGCCCTTTCCCGCCGACATGTGATGAGCGAGCTGGGCCGTTCGCAGACCGCCAAACGGTGGTATGAAGGTCAGCACGGTCCGAAATCGCTTTCCACCAAGACGGCTGAAGGCAACCTGTGCTCGACCTGTGCCTTCTTCATCGGCCTCAAGGGTGACCTTGACACCATGTTCGGGGTGTGCGCAAACCGTTGGAGTCCTGATGACGGGCGCGTCGTTTCGTTGGACCATGGTTGCGGTGAACATTCCGAAATCGAGCAGCCTGAGCCTTCGCACCTGTGGGTGCAGTCCAAGCCGGCGTTCGACGACTTGCACATCGATATCATCGCGCAGGCGCCGCGTGAGGAACGTGGGCAGGTGGAGCTCATCGAGTCAATCGACGATGACGAGGACACGGACGAGGATACGGCAACCGAAACCGATATCGCCGAACATGCAGTTCCTGGGTCGTTGGACGATGATGTGGATGCCGATGACGACAATGACAATGACAATGACAATGACAATGACAATGACCAGGGTGCCGTGTCAAGTGCCGTCGCTACCGAAGTTGCCGTGGAATCGACCATTGATTTAAGCGATGACGATGACCTGCAGGATGAGAACGACGATGATGATTCGTCGGACGATGATAGCGATGACGATTCCGATTCACTTGGCGATCAAATCGAGCAGACGGATGAAGACGAATCTGATGACGACGATGAATCAGACGATGCTGATGACGCCGAAGTCGATGGCGAAGGCGAAACGCAAAGACAGTCTGAAGATTCCACGCAGGCCGCGTCTGCTGCCGATGACGATGCCGGCGAAGTCACAACGCAATCTCACGATGACTGA
- a CDS encoding DUF349 domain-containing protein gives MADEQVTESKNTNEPNAQAAQPAADAQASATSKPVEPANTPAPAEPAAPKAPAPVKATQPETSKVGDTPKAPAPAKAAPTVAAPAAPAKPAPKPHVPSPLAFAKKPAKHPVTAPAHTYSETDVKAAEAFGRVDDKGTVYVKEGESEREVGQFPGVTNDEALTLYARRYLDLKAKLDLFATRLKAANIKPHEIDESIKTLGEETASPAIVGDIAALKAQYEELKKAGETKKAELAEARKAALEKAIKERTAIVEKAEALANSLSENTNWRSTADKFRSLFEQWQEHQRNSVRIDKPTADALWKRFSAARTTFNQHRRKWAQARDASREETKRVKEEIIKEANEIKDSTDWGATSHQFNELMDRWKAAGRAGRKEDDELWARFREACDVFFNARQADRDQMSSNEKDNLAKKEELLKKAEALVPVADEKAAKKARQALADIQDEWDQIGYVPREDMHRIESRLDAVDNQIKAVEEAAWKKSDPEADARVSSFETQLKAQLDELNAQIAAESDPAKKSKLEAEKATKEQWLNAVK, from the coding sequence ATGGCCGACGAACAAGTCACTGAATCGAAAAACACCAATGAACCCAACGCACAGGCAGCGCAGCCTGCCGCGGACGCACAGGCCAGCGCCACGTCCAAACCGGTAGAACCGGCAAACACACCGGCTCCTGCTGAGCCTGCAGCGCCGAAGGCTCCTGCACCCGTCAAGGCTACGCAACCCGAGACATCTAAGGTTGGCGACACGCCGAAGGCTCCTGCACCGGCCAAGGCAGCGCCCACTGTGGCCGCGCCGGCAGCCCCAGCCAAGCCCGCACCAAAGCCGCATGTCCCCTCCCCCCTGGCCTTTGCCAAGAAACCGGCGAAGCACCCGGTCACAGCCCCGGCTCACACATACTCGGAAACCGACGTCAAGGCCGCCGAAGCATTCGGTCGTGTCGACGACAAAGGCACTGTGTATGTCAAGGAAGGCGAAAGTGAGCGCGAGGTCGGTCAGTTCCCCGGTGTCACCAACGACGAGGCATTGACACTTTACGCACGTCGTTATCTCGACCTCAAGGCCAAGCTCGACCTGTTCGCCACACGCCTCAAGGCCGCGAACATCAAGCCCCACGAGATTGATGAATCCATCAAGACGCTCGGCGAGGAAACCGCCAGCCCCGCTATCGTAGGCGACATCGCCGCCCTCAAGGCGCAGTATGAGGAGCTGAAGAAAGCCGGAGAGACCAAGAAGGCCGAGCTTGCCGAGGCTCGCAAGGCCGCTCTCGAAAAGGCCATCAAGGAGCGCACCGCCATCGTGGAGAAGGCTGAGGCACTTGCAAATTCGCTTTCAGAGAACACGAATTGGCGTTCCACCGCTGACAAGTTCCGTTCGCTCTTCGAGCAATGGCAGGAGCATCAGCGCAACAGTGTCCGCATTGACAAGCCGACCGCCGACGCGCTGTGGAAACGCTTCTCCGCCGCCCGCACCACGTTCAACCAGCACCGCCGCAAGTGGGCGCAGGCCCGCGATGCCTCCCGCGAGGAGACCAAGCGTGTCAAGGAAGAAATCATCAAGGAAGCCAACGAGATCAAGGACTCCACTGACTGGGGCGCCACTTCCCATCAGTTCAACGAGCTCATGGACCGTTGGAAGGCCGCCGGCCGCGCCGGACGCAAGGAAGACGACGAACTGTGGGCCAGGTTCCGCGAGGCCTGCGACGTGTTCTTCAATGCGCGCCAGGCCGACCGTGACCAAATGAGCTCCAACGAAAAGGACAATCTCGCCAAGAAGGAAGAGCTGCTGAAGAAAGCCGAGGCGCTGGTGCCGGTCGCCGACGAGAAGGCCGCCAAGAAGGCACGTCAGGCGCTGGCTGACATTCAGGACGAGTGGGATCAGATTGGCTATGTGCCGCGCGAGGACATGCACCGCATCGAAAGCCGCCTTGACGCCGTCGACAACCAGATCAAGGCCGTTGAGGAAGCCGCTTGGAAGAAGAGCGACCCGGAAGCCGATGCCCGCGTATCAAGCTTCGAGACCCAGCTGAAGGCCCAGCTTGATGAGCTCAACGCCCAGATCGCCGCCGAGTCCGACCCGGCCAAGAAGTCCAAGCTCGAAGCCGAAAAGGCCACCAAGGAACAGTGGCTCAACGCCGTGAAGTAA
- the hisS gene encoding histidine--tRNA ligase: MAKGASISGFPEWLPQERVVEQRVIDTVRRVFELNGFIGIETRAVEEGSSLLKKGETSKEIYLLSRLQEVGHESDTPIEHRLGLHFDLTVPLSRYVVEHSGQLAFPFKRWQIQKVWRGERPQEGRFREFVQADIDVIGNGELEDHYEVELPLVMVQALEELRKFGLPRATVHANNRKLSEGFYRGLGLTDVEGVLREIDKLDKIGADEVVKLLVSECGADEAQARACLELAELTAKDGKELLEKFDELCAKHGIAQDSDAYRLAREGLDTLAMIVDEAAITRPGSVIADLKIARGLDYYTGSVYETFLDGAAELGSICSGGRYDNLASQGNRKYPGVGLSIGLSRLVSYMLHTAGAHASRVSPAAVMVAVWNEDDRLDCNHIAAALRKRGIAADVAPKAAKLGKQIKYADKLGIPYVWFPADASGDGEGSDHDEVKNIITGEQVPADAKSWQPDTVYAQQTVSLDK; encoded by the coding sequence ATGGCAAAAGGCGCATCAATTTCAGGATTTCCGGAGTGGCTACCTCAAGAAAGGGTGGTCGAACAGCGTGTCATCGACACGGTCCGCAGGGTTTTCGAACTCAACGGATTCATCGGCATCGAGACCAGGGCAGTGGAGGAAGGCTCGAGTCTTCTGAAGAAAGGCGAGACGAGCAAAGAAATTTATCTGCTCTCGCGTCTGCAGGAGGTCGGCCACGAATCCGACACGCCTATTGAGCATCGCCTTGGCCTGCATTTTGATTTGACCGTTCCTCTGAGCCGTTACGTGGTCGAGCACTCCGGTCAGCTCGCGTTCCCGTTCAAGCGTTGGCAGATCCAGAAGGTCTGGCGCGGCGAGCGTCCGCAGGAAGGCCGCTTCCGTGAGTTCGTCCAGGCCGATATCGATGTGATCGGCAATGGCGAGTTGGAGGACCATTATGAGGTCGAATTGCCGCTGGTCATGGTCCAGGCGCTTGAGGAACTGCGTAAATTCGGCCTTCCGAGGGCCACTGTGCATGCCAACAACCGCAAGCTTTCCGAGGGCTTCTACCGCGGGCTTGGCCTCACGGATGTCGAGGGCGTGTTGCGTGAGATCGATAAGCTCGACAAGATCGGTGCCGACGAAGTGGTCAAGCTTCTGGTCAGCGAGTGCGGTGCCGACGAAGCGCAGGCTCGCGCTTGCCTTGAACTGGCGGAACTCACTGCCAAAGACGGCAAGGAACTTCTAGAGAAGTTTGATGAGCTGTGTGCCAAGCACGGTATTGCACAGGACAGCGACGCATACCGGCTTGCCCGCGAAGGCCTCGATACGTTGGCGATGATCGTCGATGAAGCGGCCATCACCCGTCCCGGCTCCGTCATTGCGGATCTGAAGATTGCGCGTGGTCTTGATTATTACACCGGTTCCGTCTACGAGACCTTCCTTGACGGTGCCGCTGAGCTTGGTTCCATCTGCTCCGGCGGGCGGTACGACAACCTCGCTTCACAAGGCAACAGGAAATATCCGGGTGTAGGCCTGTCGATCGGCTTGTCTCGTTTGGTCTCCTATATGCTGCACACCGCAGGTGCGCACGCCTCCCGTGTTTCGCCGGCAGCCGTCATGGTGGCCGTCTGGAACGAGGACGATCGCTTGGATTGCAACCATATCGCCGCTGCCCTGCGCAAGCGCGGCATCGCCGCCGACGTGGCTCCGAAGGCCGCAAAGCTCGGCAAGCAGATCAAATATGCCGACAAACTGGGCATTCCCTATGTCTGGTTCCCGGCCGACGCATCGGGCGACGGCGAGGGCAGCGACCATGACGAGGTGAAGAACATCATCACCGGTGAGCAGGTTCCCGCCGATGCCAAGTCATGGCAACCCGATACTGTGTATGCTCAGCAAACCGTCTCTTTGGACAAGTAA
- the aspS gene encoding aspartate--tRNA ligase yields the protein MSQTAYRTHHATEVTEELIGQKVTLAGWVDRRRDHGGVAFIDLRDSTGLVQIVIYDEEIARPLRSEFVIQVVGEVRERPDGNENEHLSTGKVEVVVESLKVLAKSDALPFQVSTALENEAENKLPGEDVRLKYRYLDLRRPSMQRNLKLRSDMTRAARHALEDMDFTEVETPTFIKSTPEGARDFVVPARLVPGSWYALPQSPQLLKQLLMVGGVERYFQLARCYRDEDFRADRQPEFTQLDMEMSYVDQEDVMAMAEKVIAAIWKTQGYDVKLPIDRITWQDAMDKYGSDKPDLRFGNPIVELTDYFKNTPFRVFQAPYVGAVVFEGGADTPRRQFDAWQEWARQRGAKGLAYVQFTGDGTLKGPVAKNLSDEERNGLKEAVGAKDGDAVFFAAGTRESSQLLLGAARVEIARRAGLLDPKKFAFTWVVDFPLFKRTDDPDDDDVAVGHSKWTSMHHPFTMPSADWIDKFDKDPEHAMSDSYDIVCNGEEMGGGSVRIHRNDIQERVLDVLGIGEEEAQEKFGFLLEAFKYGAPPHAGIALGWDRTVSLLAGVDTIRDVIAFPKAGGGRDPLTGAPAPISDAQRAETGVDYDPDEDKD from the coding sequence ATGAGCCAGACGGCATATAGAACACACCATGCCACTGAAGTGACCGAGGAACTGATCGGCCAGAAGGTAACCCTTGCGGGCTGGGTCGACCGCAGGCGCGATCACGGCGGCGTCGCCTTCATCGACTTGCGTGACAGCACCGGCTTGGTGCAGATCGTCATTTACGACGAGGAGATCGCCCGTCCGTTGCGCAGCGAGTTCGTCATCCAAGTCGTCGGCGAGGTGCGTGAGCGCCCGGATGGCAACGAGAACGAGCACCTTTCCACCGGCAAGGTCGAGGTCGTCGTCGAAAGCCTCAAGGTGCTGGCCAAGTCCGACGCGCTGCCGTTCCAGGTTTCCACCGCCCTGGAAAACGAGGCCGAGAACAAACTTCCTGGCGAGGATGTGCGTCTGAAGTATCGTTATCTCGATCTGCGTCGTCCTTCCATGCAGCGCAACTTGAAGCTTCGCAGCGACATGACCCGTGCGGCGCGCCACGCGCTGGAGGATATGGACTTCACCGAAGTCGAGACACCGACCTTCATCAAGTCCACGCCGGAAGGTGCGCGCGACTTTGTGGTGCCGGCACGCTTGGTGCCCGGCTCCTGGTACGCGCTGCCGCAGTCCCCGCAGCTTCTGAAACAGCTGTTGATGGTAGGTGGTGTTGAGCGTTACTTCCAGCTCGCACGGTGCTACCGTGACGAGGACTTCCGCGCCGACCGCCAGCCCGAATTCACCCAGCTCGACATGGAAATGAGCTACGTCGATCAGGAAGACGTGATGGCCATGGCCGAGAAGGTCATCGCCGCCATCTGGAAGACCCAGGGCTATGACGTCAAGCTGCCGATCGACCGCATCACCTGGCAGGACGCGATGGACAAGTACGGTTCCGACAAGCCCGATCTGCGTTTCGGCAACCCGATCGTCGAACTCACCGATTACTTCAAGAACACGCCGTTCCGCGTCTTCCAGGCACCCTACGTCGGTGCCGTGGTCTTCGAGGGCGGGGCCGATACGCCGCGTCGTCAGTTCGACGCATGGCAGGAATGGGCACGCCAGCGCGGGGCCAAGGGCCTCGCCTACGTCCAGTTCACCGGCGACGGCACCCTCAAGGGGCCTGTGGCCAAGAACCTTTCCGACGAGGAACGCAACGGTCTGAAAGAGGCCGTGGGCGCCAAGGACGGGGACGCGGTGTTCTTCGCCGCGGGCACCCGTGAATCCTCGCAGCTGCTGCTCGGTGCTGCCCGCGTTGAGATCGCGCGTCGCGCAGGCCTGCTCGATCCGAAGAAGTTCGCCTTCACATGGGTGGTCGACTTCCCGCTCTTCAAGCGCACCGACGACCCGGACGACGACGATGTGGCCGTTGGCCATTCCAAGTGGACTTCGATGCATCATCCGTTCACCATGCCGAGCGCCGACTGGATCGATAAGTTCGACAAGGACCCGGAACACGCCATGAGCGACTCCTACGACATCGTCTGCAACGGTGAGGAGATGGGCGGAGGTTCGGTGCGTATCCACCGCAACGACATCCAGGAGCGTGTGCTCGATGTGCTCGGCATCGGCGAAGAGGAAGCCCAGGAGAAGTTCGGCTTCCTGCTTGAAGCGTTCAAGTACGGTGCACCGCCTCACGCGGGCATCGCTCTTGGCTGGGACCGCACGGTTTCGTTGCTCGCCGGCGTTGACACCATCCGCGACGTCATCGCCTTCCCGAAGGCCGGCGGCGGCCGCGATCCGCTCACTGGTGCCCCGGCTCCGATTTCCGATGCTCAGCGCGCCGAGACCGGCGTCGACTACGATCCGGATGAGGACAAGGACTAG
- a CDS encoding amino acid ABC transporter ATP-binding protein, whose protein sequence is MSDTKETIIKAHDNGALSATVEENQPLVELSHVEKHFGKLHVLKDINLKVDKGEVLVVVGPSGSGKSTMCRTINRLETIDSGTIRIDGQPLPQEGKDLANLRAEVGMVFQQFNLFANKTILQNVTLAPVKVRHMDKKDADDLGMDLLARVGVESQANKMPSQLSGGQQQRVAIARALAMQPKIMLFDEPTSALDPEMVNEVLDVMIKLASEGMTMICVTHEMGFARKAADHIVFMADGRILEKGTPDEFFDHPKTERAKDFLSKILTH, encoded by the coding sequence ATGTCTGATACCAAAGAAACCATCATTAAAGCGCATGATAATGGCGCGCTGAGTGCAACGGTGGAGGAGAACCAGCCGTTGGTCGAACTCTCTCATGTGGAAAAGCATTTCGGCAAGCTCCATGTCTTGAAGGACATCAACCTCAAGGTCGACAAGGGCGAAGTGCTCGTCGTGGTCGGGCCTTCCGGATCCGGCAAATCGACGATGTGCCGCACCATCAACAGACTGGAAACCATCGACTCGGGCACTATCCGCATCGACGGCCAGCCGCTTCCGCAGGAAGGCAAGGACCTTGCCAATTTGCGCGCCGAAGTCGGCATGGTCTTCCAGCAGTTCAACCTTTTCGCCAACAAGACGATCCTGCAGAACGTCACGCTTGCGCCGGTCAAGGTGAGGCATATGGACAAGAAGGACGCCGACGACCTCGGCATGGATCTTCTGGCCCGCGTCGGCGTCGAGAGCCAGGCCAACAAGATGCCGTCCCAGCTTTCCGGCGGCCAGCAGCAGCGTGTGGCCATCGCCCGCGCGCTGGCCATGCAGCCGAAGATTATGCTTTTCGACGAGCCCACCAGCGCCCTCGACCCGGAAATGGTCAACGAGGTGCTTGACGTGATGATCAAGCTCGCCAGCGAGGGCATGACGATGATCTGCGTGACCCACGAGATGGGCTTCGCACGCAAGGCGGCCGACCATATCGTCTTCATGGCCGACGGCAGGATTCTTGAAAAGGGAACGCCGGACGAGTTCTTCGACCATCCGAAAACCGAACGTGCCAAGGATTTCCTTTCCAAGATCCTCACGCACTGA
- a CDS encoding glutamate ABC transporter substrate-binding protein, with product MKPLSKQFLRTWRRILAAFCALACVFTVAACGSSNEAGKIRIGIKFDQPGVGFKKSGTYVGFDVDVARYIARRLGYSDDQIVWKEAPSKQREAMLQNGDVDMIVASYSITDERKKAVSFAGPYFVAGQDLMVRKDDHEITGPDSLNGKRLCSVTGSTSAEVVKKKFASKVQLMEQPGYAECATALFSGIVDAVTTDDIILAGLASNARGKLRLIGKPFTQEYYGVGVKKGDVAFAKKIDKAIAQMEKDGSWKRYINDNTRGVAYKPNMKYNPPKPDLGETGASK from the coding sequence ATGAAACCATTATCCAAACAATTTTTGCGCACCTGGCGCAGGATTCTCGCGGCCTTCTGTGCTTTGGCCTGCGTGTTCACCGTGGCTGCGTGCGGATCGAGCAACGAGGCGGGCAAGATCCGCATTGGCATCAAATTCGACCAGCCAGGCGTCGGCTTCAAGAAATCCGGCACCTACGTCGGCTTCGACGTGGACGTGGCGCGCTACATCGCCCGCAGGCTTGGCTATTCCGACGACCAGATCGTCTGGAAGGAAGCCCCAAGCAAGCAGCGTGAAGCAATGCTGCAGAACGGCGATGTCGACATGATCGTCGCCAGCTATTCCATCACTGATGAACGCAAGAAGGCCGTAAGCTTTGCCGGACCATATTTCGTGGCCGGGCAGGACCTGATGGTGCGCAAGGACGACCATGAAATAACCGGACCGGACAGCCTGAACGGCAAGCGCCTCTGCTCGGTGACCGGTTCCACATCGGCTGAAGTGGTCAAGAAGAAATTCGCCTCCAAGGTGCAGCTGATGGAGCAGCCCGGCTACGCGGAATGCGCGACGGCACTGTTCAGCGGCATCGTCGACGCGGTGACCACCGATGACATCATTCTGGCCGGTCTCGCCTCCAACGCCCGCGGCAAGCTTCGTCTGATCGGCAAACCGTTCACACAGGAATATTACGGTGTCGGTGTCAAGAAGGGTGATGTCGCGTTTGCCAAGAAGATCGACAAGGCCATCGCCCAGATGGAAAAGGATGGGTCTTGGAAGCGCTACATCAACGACAACACGCGTGGCGTCGCTTATAAGCCGAATATGAAATACAATCCGCCGAAGCCGGATCTCGGAGAGACGGGAGCCTCGAAATGA